In Arthrobacter sp. CJ23, the genomic window CGGTGATGGCCTTGCGGATGTGGGGTGGGAAGATGCGGGAGGCGCGGCCGATGTCCAGGACCTGGCCTGCGCCGCCGAGGACGAGGGGGATGATGTCGGCGTCGCAGGCGAGTTGGCGGATGCTCCGGGCCGTGGCGGGGCCGGAGAACGCGAACGATCCCGTGCCCGTGACAGCACCCGGGCCGGCGCTGGTGCCGGTGACGGTCCCCGCACCGGGGCCAATCCTTGTGCCGGTACCCGTGCCGCTGTTTCTCTTCCTGCCTCTGTCCGTTTTGCTTCCGCCTCGGCGCGGGCCGGGGCCCGCTGAGAGGGGATCTCCGGTTCCGGCGTCCTCCGATGCGGTGCGGTGGTCCCGGAGTTCGGCCAGCAGGGTTTGGTAGTCGATGGTGACGAGGATTTGGGGGCGCAGTCCTCCCGTGGCCGGGAGGGTGCCGGTGGCGAGGGCGAGTTTGCAGGCGCCGACCAGGCCGTCGAGCAGTTTCTGGGCCCGGGAACGCCGGTCCAACGGGTACTGGCCGTCTGTCGGGTCGCTGCCGTCCGCGTCCCTGGCTGCCTCGTCACTGCTTGCCGCATCGCCCGTATCCGTCTGGCCGGTACCGGTGCCGGTGCGCGTGCGGGGGTTGGTGGCGGTGTTCATGACTGTGAGCAGCTGTTCGAACTGGTCCGTGGTGGCGAAGATTTCGAGGTGCTGGAGGCCGTGGCGTGGCTTGCGGAGGAACGCGCCTTGGCTGTGGCGGAGTTGTTCTTCGCTGGGTTCGGTGCCGTCCTGGTTGAGGGCCTCGGCCCAGCGGCGGCTGATGCGCGCCAGGAAGTCGGGGTCGTTCTCTGCTGCGGTGACCGTGAGGGCGTGTTCCATGCGGGCTGCCATGTCCGGGCTGGTGTAGGGCCGGACATGCTCCAGGGCCATGGTGATGGTGGTGGCAGAGCGGGTGCAGATGCTGCCGCGGGCCAGGGTCGCGGCGAGTTCCTCGCGGCGGGGCGGCATGGGCTGGCCGGCGAGCCCATGCCGGGGTAGGACCTCGGCGGCGAGGGCGAGCCGGCGGCGGGCTTCGGCGGCGCTGATCCGCAGCAGGGAGCGCAGGTACTCGCCGGTGTTCCGGAATTCCTGCGCGAACTCCCGCGCCGCCTCCGCGGCTCCGGACTCTGCATTGGAGGCCGCCGGATCCGTGGCCCTTCCGGTGCTCCCCTGGGTACTCCACCCGGTGGTCCAGCCAGTGCCCCGGCTGGCTGCCGTGGCAGGGGCCTCGGAGCAGGCGCGGTCCAGCTGCCCGGCCGCGACGATCTGCAGGTAGCCCAGCGTCCGGGAGAGCTCTTCCAACCTGGAGGCGAAGGAGACGGATTCCACCGGGTCGAGGCGGGCGACGTCGTCGGCTGCGGTGTCCGCCATGGCTTGCAGCTCTCCGAGCATGCCGTCCAGCACGCCGCCCGGCACGGTGGAAGCGGCGCCGGGCCCGCTGGCCTGGCGGCTGCTGAGCTGCACAAGTGCTTCCATGACTCAACTCTCCCAGTGGGGTCCGACAATATAGCGAGGGTCCCCGAATCGGGGTGGTCCCCCACGGCGTGACCCCGAGCACGATCACGGCCAATTTCACGCACGACGCCGACGCCCGGCTTCCTTCCGACAGGGACCCGGGCGTACGGGCTAACGGGCTGACCGTGTCGCCTCTGTCACGGACAACGAAGCTGCCACCTCTTGGCCTTTCCAGCTGCCCTTTTCGAAATCAGGTGCCACCTTTAGAGTCCCTGCAAGGGTAGACACTTGCGGGCAGCTTGGCGCCAGGTGCGTCGCTGTTGCGCACGATTGTTTGGAGCGCACGGTTCGCCTGCCAGCAGGTCGAATGGGTGATTTTTGTGCAGGTTGCCATCGGGCGAACCCTTCTTGGAAGAGTACGTGCGTGGCTCATATCCACACTTGGTAGCCCGCTCATAGCGGCGACCCAAGATTCACCTGAAGGTGTCGTCCAGGAACAAGCTATCGGAGCCAAAGTCTTGGTGCAATGGTGGTGAGTGTGTGGCACCATCCCAACCCGACTACCGCCGTCGGGCGCGAAGGGGCGACTACGCTCGGTTCCCCTGTTGAGCAGTAACCCCACCACCAGAGGCAGGTTCCTTCTGCCACGGCCAGCGACCGGTGATTTCCAGTTCCAGGGAGAAGCTGAGGAAGGTCCGGATGGCCACGATGATGGCGAGCACGCCCACGCTTTCGAAGGTGGGGGTGACGGCCACGGTGCGGATGATGTCGGCGGCCACCAGGAGTTCGAGGCCGAGCAGGATGGAGCGTCCCAGCAACTGGCGGTAGGCGCGGTAGACCGAGAGTTCTCCCAGGCCGGCGGCGCGCTTGGGCCGGTAGCCACGCAGCGCCATCGGAATCGACACCAGCGCCCCGAGCACCATCACGGCCACCCCGGCAAAGTCCATGTACCTGCCGACCGTCTCAATGATGTGCTGGAAATCCATGGTCCTCCCCAATCCTGCCGGCCCCCAACCCTGCAGCGCCGCCTGAACCTCCACCGTCTCACGAGAAAGGGTGTGGAGCACGGATTCCGTACTCCACACCCTTTGAATGTAATCAGGGAACTGCCGCCGCAGTTCCGCCGCTACGGCGCGGGGATCGGGAAGAAGACCCGCGGATCCTGGAGCAGCGCCGGGTAGTCGAACTCGGAACGGTCCATGATCCTGGTGACCTCGAAGTCGCGGCCGAAGCGGCCGTCGTCGAGCGTGATGGGCCGGCCCTGGATCTTGCCCAGCGCAAAGCGGGCGCCGCCGTCGATCGGGACGAGGACCGTGGTGTTGCCGGGGAGGGTGCGGAAGGCCTCGTCCTGGCGCTGGCGGTTGCGGGTGGGCTTCTTCACCAGCTTCTTGGGGGCCTTGCGGGCACCCTTGGCGGCCGGGCGCCGGTGCTTTTCCTCGGCGTAGACGAATTCGTAGTTGTCGGCCGTGGCATCGGAGTCGCCGGAAGCGGCAGGCTTGGCCTTGCCGGGTGCGGGCATGCCAACCTTGTCGATCTTTTCGGGCTCGACGTCGCCCACCGGGGCGCGCAGGACCCACACGAAATCGTCCTGGGGGTCCTCGGGCACGAATTCGTGGTGGGGCTCGGGCCACAGGAATTCCAGGTCCGTGGGGGTGCCGGCGAAGGCCTCCCCGTAGAACTGCGGGTCCTTCTGGAGCAGCTTGGAGCGCTGGCTCAGGTGGAAGTCCGGGTCTCCCAGCCACGGCGGCATGGGGATCTTGTCCGCGTAGTCCGGGTGCGCGGCCTGCGGAGCGAACTCCTTGATGCTCTCCCGGGTGTTGTCCGGGTTGCCGCGGGCGATCCACTCGTCGGCCATGGCCAGGGCGTACATGGTGAGCGCGGGGACGTAGCCCATCCACATGCGGATGACGGGGTGCGACTGCCGGCCGTACTCCGGGATCACCAGCGCACGAAGTGTCTGCAGCGCTTCGACGCGCTGCTTGCCGAGCCTGGTGGTGTCCAGGGCGGCGGCGCTTTGCTGGAAATCGGGGTATGGGAGGTAAGTCTGCATCCTCTCAGTCTGACGCCCCGCGCGCCGTGTGCCAATTGCGTTGCCCGCCTGCGGGTGGAGACTTCCCCCACAGCCGGCTTGGATCTCCTCAAACACGGCCGTATTTGGTCCTACGCTGGACGGGTGGAAACTTTTGGCGAAACGACGACGACGGCGGCACCCCCGGTTGCCGAACTGCACCTGCACATTGAGGGGACGCTTCAGCCCGAGCTGATTTTCGCTCTTGCCGAGCGAAACGGGATTGAGCTGCCCTACGCGGACCTGGACGAGCTGCGGGCCAAGTACGAGTTCACGGACCTGCAGTCGTTCCTGGACCTGTACTACGCCAACATGGCCGTGCTCCGGACTGAGGAGGACTTCGCGGACATGACCCGGGCGTACCTGGCCCGGGCAGCCGCCGGCGGGGTGCACCATGTGGAGGTCATGATGGACCCGCAGGCGCACGTCTCGCGCGGGGTCGCGTTGGAGACCTGCGTGAACGGCGTCGCTTCCGCGCTCGCGACGTCGGTGGAGGAGTTCGGCGTTTCGACGCTCCTGATTGCCGCATTCCTGCGGGATCTGTCCGAGGAGTCCGCGCTGGAGGTCCTGGAGCAGCTGATCGCCATGAAGGCCCCGATCGCGGGGATCGGGCTCGACTCGGCCGAGGTGGGCAATCCGCCGTCGAAGTTCGAGCGCCTGTACCGCCGTGCGGCCGAGGCCGGGCTGCGCCGGATCGCGCACGCGGGCGAGGAAGGCCCGGCCGCCTACATCACCGAGGCGCTGGACCTCCTTGGTGCGGAACGCATCGACCACGGCATCCGCTGCATGGAGGACCCCGCCGTGGTGGAACGGCTGGTGGCGGAGCAGGTGCCGCTGACCGTGTGCCCGCTGTCCAATGTGCGGCTGCGCGCCGTGGACACCCTGGCCGATCACCCGCTGCCGGCCATGCTGGCCGCCGGGCTCAACGTCAGCGTCAACTCGGACGACCCCGCGTACTTCGGCGGCTACGTGGACGACAACTTCGAGCAGCTCCTGGCCGTGCATGGCTTCTCCGTGGCTGAGCAGGCCACGCTCGCGGCCAACTCGATCCGGTCCTCGTTCGCCGACGAGGCGCGGAAGGCTGAGTTGCTGGTGGCTGTGGAGGAGTGGGCGAGGGGGTCACTCTAGAACGGCTGTCATGAAGCCAAAACCTGGGAGAGGCACCTGGGCAAGTCGGATTCAGTGTCGGGCTTCCCTCGTGGACGTCTAGGTTATCGACGACCGGCAGTTGCCAGTAGCCTTTCAAAAGACTGGAAAGCTAGATGTTCGCAGAGCCTTGAGGCTTCGGTCGGATGTCAACAGGCGAATTGGGGACCAATGGAATTGCTCTATGTAACTGAGTTTGAAACTACTTGCGAGTTGCCTGAAATCACTGAGGACCTCTACCAGCATGTCCTTGGTGCACTAGAAAAGTGGCTCAACAATGGTGGACAAGGTCCTGCGGTTGCTGACTTCGCTGTTGATGGAAGTCTGGAAATCGCTGCGCATGAGTCCTGGGGCCGAAGGAATCCGGACAGATTTCTGACGTGGGAGGCACTGGCCGCTGGCGAAAGTCGAGCATTGAGGCTGCAAATTGTTCAAGCACTTGAAACGGGTGCCGAAGCCTCATTGGTTACGCGCTGTACTGTCTCGAGTGTGCCCTCAGGTGTGTTGGTCCGAATCAGTTTGGCACGCGAAGAGTCTTCCGGACGATTGTCGCCTTTGGCAGCAACCTCGATATTCCAGCCGGGTCTTGTGCGGATCTTGCTTGACGATCCGCAGATTATTGTGCGGTCATCAGGGCAGCGCCTCGACTCGAGGTACTTGCAGGTACGGACTCCTGATGACGTCGTTGTTTGGTCAGAGGCTCTTCAAGACCGGAAGCGCCTTCCGATTATTCTCGTCCATCCGCGGAGTGATGAGACTTGGACGTTGGCGGCGACACTGGCAAGGAAATTGATCGGCCTTGCGCGAGTCGCAACTGTCAACTTCCGCACGGCACAATCATTGCGCGCCCTGAACCCCAGCGTGGCAGTGCCATTTGGTGGTGCCCTGCTGATTTGGTCGGACTGCACGTTGAAGGGACCAGCATGGACACAGAATGTCATTGACAGCCGGACCGCCCCGGTAATTCTGCAAGAGGCCATGCGCCACTTGGCCGCGGTCTCAGCACTGGTCCGCGGGTCCGATGCTGGCTGGCGGAAGACGCGTGCCGCCGTGGACAAGATCGCCTCGGCAGAACTTGAGGGCAGACTAAATGTAGCCCGGTCCACTGGCAACAAGGCTGACGAGTTAGCTGCACTGAATGAAACGATCAAGAAGTTGCAGGCTGACGTGGAGACGTGGCGTGGGCTGACGGAGGCCGAAGAGCTTCGTGCCAACAGCCTTGAGCAAGACGCAGAATCTGCTCGAAGGTATCAGGAGGAGGCCAGTTACTGGCGGGAGCAGTACACGTCACTTGTCGCCGATGACTCAATTGAAGTGACGGATCCATGGACTGTCATTCCGATGCTCCTGTCAGGTGAGAATCCTTCTGATGTTTTCCGCGCAATTGAAGATGCTTCGGAAGGTCATATTGCTTTCACTGCTGCAGCTATGTCTTCTTGGCGCAGTATCGACTATCCGGATCCCACCGACATGACAGACAAGGTCGTTCGGCTAGCACGCGCAGCGCAGGACCTGTACACCGGCACTTCGGATGGTATGGGTCATCTCGACAAGTGGTTCAAGACCAACTTCGAGCTCAACGTCGCCATGAAAGACCAGACCATCTCTCAGGGTCGGAAGCTTCGATCGTTTGAGTTTGAAGGTGAGGTCTATTCACAAGAACCGCACGTGAAGGTTCGCGACGGTGTCAAGCCCAATGAGGTTGGACGGATCTATTTCGATCTGGACAAACCGAAGCAACGAATCGTCGTCAATCACGTCGGGCTAAAGCTGTATGGGATCTAGCGGTAATCGATCCTGTGTGGGCATCGACTACAGTCGAGCGGGCACCAATCCGAGACCCCACCATCGCTTCCCGCTCCTCACGAGTCATAGTTGGTCACGACACACGGTGTTAACCATTTCTAGTCGCGCAAATTAACATTTCGTTGGCAGACTGCTGAGGGAGGCATCACCTTTTGAAGGAGAACTATGGGCGCGAACACCGCTGAGAACACCAACCTTCGGCTGCAGGCCGTACTCGAGATCCTGGCCGAGGGGGTGTGGTCCGGTGATTCGCTGAACGCGGGTGAGGTGCTGGCGCAGGCCATCGACCGGATCCCGTTCAACACCCACGAAGCCGAGCTGCTCAGCGGCGGGGTTCCCCGCGGCCACAAGACGCTCACCACCGCCTCGGCCAAGCTGGTCAAGGCCGGTTGGCTGGTCAAGGGCCGCTCGGGCTGGACCATCCCGGATGACGGCCTCCGCGCCACGGTCGCCTTCGCCAACGTGGATGCCTTCGCGGAAGCGCTCGACGCCGGCACTCCCGTGCCGTCCGACGTCGCCGTGCCGACGGCCCCGCCGAAGAAGGCCGCCGCACCCAAGCGCGCTGCCGCGCCGAAGAAGGCCGCCGCTGCCAAGACAGCCACTGCAAAGACGGCTGCTCCCAAGGCCGCTGCCGCCGCCAAGGCCGCACCGAAGAAGACGACCACCCGGAAGGCGCCTGCCAAGGCTGCCCCGGCTCCCGCCGTCGAGCTCTTGCCCCAGCCTGACGCCGTTGCGATCGCCGGCGACTTCAACGTCCTGCTGGGTGCCCCGGAGGACTGGGCGCCGCAGTATGACGAGGCCCAGATGGCGTTCGACGCCAAGGCCCAGCTGTGGACGCTGACCGCCGAGCTGCCGGCCGGTTTCTACACGTACAAGATCGCGCTCAACCGCGCGTGGGACGAGAACTACGGTGCGTTCGGCGTGCTGGACGGTGCCAACCACGAGCTCCAGCACGGCGGCGGCAAGGTCACCTTCACGTACAACCACGCCACGCGGGACATCGTCACCGCGTAGCCGTTTCTCCAAGTTTTCTCCAAGTCCAG contains:
- a CDS encoding adenosine deaminase; amino-acid sequence: METFGETTTTAAPPVAELHLHIEGTLQPELIFALAERNGIELPYADLDELRAKYEFTDLQSFLDLYYANMAVLRTEEDFADMTRAYLARAAAGGVHHVEVMMDPQAHVSRGVALETCVNGVASALATSVEEFGVSTLLIAAFLRDLSEESALEVLEQLIAMKAPIAGIGLDSAEVGNPPSKFERLYRRAAEAGLRRIAHAGEEGPAAYITEALDLLGAERIDHGIRCMEDPAVVERLVAEQVPLTVCPLSNVRLRAVDTLADHPLPAMLAAGLNVSVNSDDPAYFGGYVDDNFEQLLAVHGFSVAEQATLAANSIRSSFADEARKAELLVAVEEWARGSL
- a CDS encoding DUF1622 domain-containing protein yields the protein MDFQHIIETVGRYMDFAGVAVMVLGALVSIPMALRGYRPKRAAGLGELSVYRAYRQLLGRSILLGLELLVAADIIRTVAVTPTFESVGVLAIIVAIRTFLSFSLELEITGRWPWQKEPASGGGVTAQQGNRA
- a CDS encoding glycosidase encodes the protein MGANTAENTNLRLQAVLEILAEGVWSGDSLNAGEVLAQAIDRIPFNTHEAELLSGGVPRGHKTLTTASAKLVKAGWLVKGRSGWTIPDDGLRATVAFANVDAFAEALDAGTPVPSDVAVPTAPPKKAAAPKRAAAPKKAAAAKTATAKTAAPKAAAAAKAAPKKTTTRKAPAKAAPAPAVELLPQPDAVAIAGDFNVLLGAPEDWAPQYDEAQMAFDAKAQLWTLTAELPAGFYTYKIALNRAWDENYGAFGVLDGANHELQHGGGKVTFTYNHATRDIVTA
- a CDS encoding HNH endonuclease signature motif containing protein codes for the protein MEALVQLSSRQASGPGAASTVPGGVLDGMLGELQAMADTAADDVARLDPVESVSFASRLEELSRTLGYLQIVAAGQLDRACSEAPATAASRGTGWTTGWSTQGSTGRATDPAASNAESGAAEAAREFAQEFRNTGEYLRSLLRISAAEARRRLALAAEVLPRHGLAGQPMPPRREELAATLARGSICTRSATTITMALEHVRPYTSPDMAARMEHALTVTAAENDPDFLARISRRWAEALNQDGTEPSEEQLRHSQGAFLRKPRHGLQHLEIFATTDQFEQLLTVMNTATNPRTRTGTGTGQTDTGDAASSDEAARDADGSDPTDGQYPLDRRSRAQKLLDGLVGACKLALATGTLPATGGLRPQILVTIDYQTLLAELRDHRTASEDAGTGDPLSAGPGPRRGGSKTDRGRKRNSGTGTGTRIGPGAGTVTGTSAGPGAVTGTGSFAFSGPATARSIRQLACDADIIPLVLGGAGQVLDIGRASRIFPPHIRKAITARDKGCAFPGCTIPAPWCEAHHISYWSHGGPTSTHNGTLLCSHHHHLIHKENWHIEPRNGAPWFIPPPHIDPRQQPRQNHYFHT
- a CDS encoding MSMEG_6728 family protein, yielding MQTYLPYPDFQQSAAALDTTRLGKQRVEALQTLRALVIPEYGRQSHPVIRMWMGYVPALTMYALAMADEWIARGNPDNTRESIKEFAPQAAHPDYADKIPMPPWLGDPDFHLSQRSKLLQKDPQFYGEAFAGTPTDLEFLWPEPHHEFVPEDPQDDFVWVLRAPVGDVEPEKIDKVGMPAPGKAKPAASGDSDATADNYEFVYAEEKHRRPAAKGARKAPKKLVKKPTRNRQRQDEAFRTLPGNTTVLVPIDGGARFALGKIQGRPITLDDGRFGRDFEVTRIMDRSEFDYPALLQDPRVFFPIPAP